The genomic window GGGCGCACCACCAGTCCGCCTATCGCTACCTGTCCAAGGTCTACCACAAACCGTGCCAGGCGCCGTTGCGGGCGGCGATAAAGCTAGGGTTGGCGCTGCGGCTCAGGCGGGAACTGCACAAGCTAGAAGGCCCCGCCGCGGCCGAGTAGGCCGTCGCGCAGACCGGCGGCAAGTTTAGCGATGCGCTGCCTGCGGTCGTTGGCCAGGAGGGCGTGGAAAGCTGCGTACTTGGCTAGCCACACGAGGTAGCCCGCGCGCCAGCGCCACGGCAATAGGCCAGAACGCAGGAGAAAGATCGTGTTGCGCGTCAGGTAGTAGCAGCGGATAGGCCCGTGCACGTGGACAGGTTGGGCACGGCCGGGCAGCTGGACGGTGTTGTCGCCTAGTGAATGCTCGAGGCGCGCCGCCGTGTCTACCACCATTCGGTAGCCGCGCTTACGCGCTCGCAGGCACCACTCGAGATCCACGTGGTCGATGAAGTAAGCCTCATTCATGGGACCAACCTCCTCGAGCACACGCACGGGGATGAGGCACCCGGAGGCGAGGAGGAAGGCGGCCTCTACAGATGTTGCAGCGAGCGTCGCGGCATCCGCCCGTCGCGGACCCCAGCGCCGATCTACGTAGACCAATTCGTCCGCACCGGGTTTGTTTTCCGCGATATGCGGACCGGCGGCGCCGATAGCCTGGTCGGACTCGAGCCGCGCTTCCAGGGTGGCGACCAGGCCGGCGTCGGGCAGTGAGTCCTGATCAGACAGGAGCACATAGCGCGCGCCGAGCGCGCGGGCGCGGATGATACCCACATTTTGGGCGTGCGCGATGCCGGTGTTGGCCCCGAGAGCGATGAGCTCGGCACCAACAGCGGCGGTTAGGCTGCCAAGCGCGGCGAGTTCATCGGGTGCCGAGCCGTTATCGACGACGAGCACCCGGCACTGGCGCGCCAACGCCGCGATGAGGGCGCCAGTGCGATGATCGGGGCCGTACGTGACGACGACGGCCACCGTCTTCACTATTGGCCAGCCTTGCGGTACTTCGCCTCGACCTCTTCCTTCTGCGGGCGCCACCACTCCTCGTGCGCCTTGTACCATTCGATCGTGGCGTGCAGGCCGTCGCGGAAGTCGGTGTAGCGCGGCGACCAGCCGAGTTCTGTGACTAGCTGGGTGTTGTCGATGGCATAACGCTGGTCGTGGCCGGGGCGGTCAGCGACGTGGTCGAAGTCGTCGCGCTCGTAGCCGAACTCCTCGAGGATCAGCTGGGTGACCTCGAGGTTCGTCTTCTCGCCATTGGCACCGATGAGGTAGGTCTCGCCGATACGGCCCTTGTTGATGATGTCCCACACGGCGGTGTTGTGGTCGTGGACGTGGATCCAGTCGCGGATCTGTTCGCCCGTGCCATACACGCGCGGCTTGACCCCGTCGATGAGGTTGGTGATCGTGCGCGGAATGAACTTCTCGATGTGCTGGTAGGGGCCGTAGTTGTTCGAGCAGTTCGAGAGCGTGGCCTCGATGCCGAACGAGCGCACCCACGCGCGCACGAGGTGGTCGGAAGCCGCCTTCGACGAGGAATAGGGGGAGGAGGGGACGTAAGGGTCGCCGGCCTGGAACTTGCGGTCCTCGCCGATCTCCAGGTCGCCGTAGACCTCGTCGGTGGAGATGTGGTGCAGGCGCCCGCCGTGGCGGCGCAGCGCCTCCAGGATCTGGTAGGTGCCGATGATGTTGGATTGGATGAATGGCCAGGGATCGCGCAGCGAGTTGTCGTTGTGCGACTCGGCGGCAAAATGCACGACGACGTCGGCGTCGGCCACCAGCGGGTCGATGACGTCGGGATCAGAGATGTCACCCTCGACCAGCTTCACGCCTTCGCCGAGTTTCTCGATGGAATCCTTGTTACCCGCGTAGGTGAGCTTGTCGACGACCGTAACCTCGGCGTCGTTGAGCTCAGCGGCTGTGTAGTTGACGAAGTTGGCGCCGATGAAGCCGGCGCCGCCGGTGACCAGAACCTTCACTCTTCTTCCTCCTTGGGAGTTTCACCGCGGAGGGTCGCCTCCGCGGGATCGATGGTGGGTGCAAACTCGCCGGCGCGAGTCAGCGTATCGGGGTGGGTACGGGCAATAGCGAGCTCGCGGGCGAGCTCGACGAGGCGGTTTTCGAGGATGACCATGCGCCGGTAGGAGACTACCGAGTAGGACAGGAACGCGATGATGGTCAGGTACAAAAGCAGATCGACCCCGCGCCCGACGCCGACGAAGTGGGCAACGCGCGTGGTGATATCCGGAAAGATGATCGTGACCGCGGCCAGCGCAACGAACGCGACAAGGAGAAGGCGGCGCAACGCCACATTCTTCGTATCCTGAGTGCCCTTGATGAGATAGGCGGCGATGAACAAGATACCTGCGAGAAGAATGATTTTGATCAGCATGGTTATCTTTTCTCCTTTGTTGCAAAGAGCATGTCGGTGAGGATATTGACACCGTTGAGCAGGCTTTGCCCTTTCGAGCGCGAATAGTCAGTGTAATCGATCGTCACCGACTCTTCGGCCCAGGCAAGCTTCGTGGCGGCGAGCTGGTTGATTATCTGAGACGCGTGAGCCATGCGGTGCATGGTGAGGTTGAGGCGGATGGCGGCGTCGCGGCGCAGAACGCGCAGGCCGTTGTGAGAATCAGACAGATTCATGCCGGTCCTCTTGCGCGTGATTTTGGCAGCTGTAGACAGGACGAGTTTTTTGAGCGCGCCCGCTTGGTGCTCACCGCCAAGGAAGCGAGAACCGAGGACGAAGGACAAATCCTCCCGTTCGGCCCGCTCAATCATCTTCAGGGCGTCCGACGTGCGATGCTGCCCGTCGGCGTCGAAAGTGACGAGGTACTTCGCATCCGTGTAGGTAAGAACCCACGTGATACCGGTCTGCAAAGCTGCCCCCTGGCCGAGATTAATGGGGTGGTCGACGACGATAGCGCCGGCTTTGCGAGCCAGCTCGGCACCGTTATCCCGCGAGCCGTCGTTGACACAGACGATATGCGGGAAGGTGCGCCGAGCGTGGGTAAGGACGTCGTAGATGACGGTCGCTTCATTGTAGAGGGGGACCACGAGCCAACTCACCTGCGCTAGGTCCCTTAAGTCCTTGCTCTGCATGCCATATATTATTGCATAGGTTCTCACGACCGATGAGCCTGCCTAAGCAAGGAGATGGGGATGGCGAACGCACGAATCGTTGATTCGGCAGATGTTTCTGACCAGGCAACGA from Trueperella pyogenes includes these protein-coding regions:
- a CDS encoding glycosyltransferase family 2 protein, whose product is MQSKDLRDLAQVSWLVVPLYNEATVIYDVLTHARRTFPHIVCVNDGSRDNGAELARKAGAIVVDHPINLGQGAALQTGITWVLTYTDAKYLVTFDADGQHRTSDALKMIERAEREDLSFVLGSRFLGGEHQAGALKKLVLSTAAKITRKRTGMNLSDSHNGLRVLRRDAAIRLNLTMHRMAHASQIINQLAATKLAWAEESVTIDYTDYSRSKGQSLLNGVNILTDMLFATKEKR
- a CDS encoding DUF2304 domain-containing protein; translation: MLIKIILLAGILFIAAYLIKGTQDTKNVALRRLLLVAFVALAAVTIIFPDITTRVAHFVGVGRGVDLLLYLTIIAFLSYSVVSYRRMVILENRLVELARELAIARTHPDTLTRAGEFAPTIDPAEATLRGETPKEEEE
- the rfbB gene encoding dTDP-glucose 4,6-dehydratase; the protein is MKVLVTGGAGFIGANFVNYTAAELNDAEVTVVDKLTYAGNKDSIEKLGEGVKLVEGDISDPDVIDPLVADADVVVHFAAESHNDNSLRDPWPFIQSNIIGTYQILEALRRHGGRLHHISTDEVYGDLEIGEDRKFQAGDPYVPSSPYSSSKAASDHLVRAWVRSFGIEATLSNCSNNYGPYQHIEKFIPRTITNLIDGVKPRVYGTGEQIRDWIHVHDHNTAVWDIINKGRIGETYLIGANGEKTNLEVTQLILEEFGYERDDFDHVADRPGHDQRYAIDNTQLVTELGWSPRYTDFRDGLHATIEWYKAHEEWWRPQKEEVEAKYRKAGQ
- a CDS encoding glycosyltransferase family 2 protein, which translates into the protein MKTVAVVVTYGPDHRTGALIAALARQCRVLVVDNGSAPDELAALGSLTAAVGAELIALGANTGIAHAQNVGIIRARALGARYVLLSDQDSLPDAGLVATLEARLESDQAIGAAGPHIAENKPGADELVYVDRRWGPRRADAATLAATSVEAAFLLASGCLIPVRVLEEVGPMNEAYFIDHVDLEWCLRARKRGYRMVVDTAARLEHSLGDNTVQLPGRAQPVHVHGPIRCYYLTRNTIFLLRSGLLPWRWRAGYLVWLAKYAAFHALLANDRRQRIAKLAAGLRDGLLGRGGAF